One window from the genome of Vibrio sp. VB16 encodes:
- a CDS encoding PAS domain-containing sensor histidine kinase: protein MGKIRELTGLIENPMRSRIGKRITLIMVLISSMVTLTATTFQLAWDYSREVNEVESRHQEIETIHVPLLAASLWEFDLKLLQQKLEGLINLPRINYLEVRSANELYYAGDPVKKNAITDEYLIVYQSSYHEDPEVLGTLRVESDEQEIYDYLLTQFLITLAINGFKTLIVCLVIMLVIHESINKRIFSISKYLQKYNPRHPSKPLDLPSAKVITHASDELSQLGNETNKITTRLTLLYNNIRYEQERFSDFANVASDWLWETDNNDALIYASIEMRHSLGIDEFAKVHFRDLPVLRNARTLLSNIEKKQSFSLCQETVVINGMAHYLLFQAIANYKNGKFISFRGTTIDITVLQQAQIELEELNNNLERKVSERTQDLETSMSQLKQTQQQLIESEKLAALGGLVSGVAHEVNTPLGISVTAASIIREGIDDLNQSFAKQTLTTTQFSNLMKRLGDSNSMLESNLNRAAQLIKDFKQTAVDQVSESRISFSVYQVLVSLLASLHPETRKIPVEPQLIGDTELVMNSLPGVLTQVVSNLVLNSVNHAFSTQTTPEISISFVEDGDDVVFEYRDNGAGIDKSLHQKIFEPFFTSKRGKGGSGLGLYLVFNLIQHKMKGKLTFDSELGQGVHLTFKLPRILDNSVDKKIIVSDA, encoded by the coding sequence TTGGCAAACGAATCACCCTAATTATGGTTCTAATAAGTAGCATGGTGACGCTAACCGCGACAACATTTCAGCTTGCATGGGATTATTCGAGAGAAGTCAATGAAGTAGAGAGTCGACATCAAGAAATTGAAACCATACATGTGCCTCTACTCGCCGCCTCTTTATGGGAGTTTGACCTCAAACTTTTGCAGCAAAAACTTGAAGGCCTGATCAATCTACCACGAATCAATTACTTAGAAGTTCGCTCTGCCAACGAACTTTATTATGCTGGTGACCCGGTAAAAAAGAACGCAATCACGGATGAATATCTTATTGTTTATCAATCCAGTTATCATGAAGATCCGGAAGTTCTGGGTACCCTTCGAGTCGAATCAGATGAACAGGAAATCTACGATTATCTGCTGACACAGTTTCTAATTACGCTCGCTATCAATGGTTTTAAAACACTCATCGTCTGCTTGGTCATAATGCTCGTTATTCACGAGAGCATTAACAAGCGAATATTCTCTATCAGTAAATATCTACAGAAATATAACCCTAGGCATCCAAGTAAGCCGCTTGATCTGCCGTCAGCAAAAGTTATCACCCACGCGTCTGACGAACTCAGCCAACTGGGTAACGAGACCAATAAAATTACCACACGCCTGACGCTCCTATATAACAATATCCGTTATGAACAGGAACGCTTTAGTGATTTTGCTAATGTAGCCTCTGATTGGCTGTGGGAAACGGACAACAATGACGCCCTAATTTATGCATCTATCGAAATGCGGCATAGTTTAGGCATTGATGAGTTCGCCAAAGTGCATTTTAGAGACCTACCTGTGCTGCGCAACGCCAGAACGTTACTCTCAAACATTGAGAAAAAGCAGAGCTTTTCATTATGCCAAGAAACTGTCGTCATTAATGGAATGGCCCACTACCTATTATTTCAAGCTATCGCGAACTATAAAAATGGAAAATTCATTAGTTTTCGAGGTACAACTATTGATATAACGGTTCTACAACAAGCTCAGATTGAACTCGAAGAACTTAATAATAATTTAGAAAGAAAAGTAAGCGAACGAACACAAGATCTTGAGACCAGCATGTCTCAATTAAAACAGACTCAACAGCAGTTGATTGAATCGGAGAAGCTTGCAGCGCTTGGTGGATTGGTATCAGGTGTTGCCCATGAGGTAAATACTCCTCTAGGGATATCGGTCACGGCAGCCTCTATTATTCGTGAGGGCATCGACGATCTAAACCAAAGTTTCGCTAAGCAAACACTCACAACAACCCAGTTTTCCAACCTAATGAAACGACTTGGCGATAGCAATTCTATGCTGGAGAGCAATTTGAACCGAGCAGCACAGTTGATTAAAGACTTCAAGCAAACCGCGGTTGATCAAGTTTCGGAAAGTCGAATATCATTCTCTGTTTATCAGGTACTTGTGTCACTGCTCGCCAGCCTGCACCCAGAGACAAGAAAGATTCCCGTCGAACCGCAGCTTATAGGTGACACGGAATTAGTCATGAATAGCTTGCCGGGCGTTCTCACTCAAGTTGTATCTAACCTTGTCCTTAATAGCGTTAATCATGCTTTTTCCACTCAAACAACACCGGAAATTTCAATTTCGTTTGTTGAAGACGGGGATGATGTGGTGTTTGAGTACCGAGATAACGGAGCAGGAATCGATAAATCTTTACATCAGAAAATATTTGAACCTTTCTTTACGAGCAAAAGAGGTAAAGGCGGATCTGGTCTAGGGCTCTATCTTGTATTCAACCTTATACAGCATAAAATGAAAGGGAAACTAACTTTCGATTCAGAACTCGGTCAAGGTGTACACCTGACCTTCAAATTACCGCGTATACTGGATAATAGTGTGGACAAAAAGATCATCGTTTCCGATGCGTAA
- a CDS encoding DUF3369 domain-containing protein, with amino-acid sequence MELFADLRDPNSEKVLTEKVIKPRTPWRVLLVDDDEQMHQITQIALSGFEFQDRGLELISAYSGAQAREIVDSEKNIAIALIDVVMETEHAGLELVHYIRSECKNHLTRLVLRTGQAGQAPEDVVIREYEIDDYKEKTELTTQKLRTLLYSSLRAYRDICLIEDQKQGLSRVIKASANVQSTGTLKTYATSVLEQLTGLLKLDASAFYCIVQPSEEGEATRALTLAATGDFVHFHPKYSLELLPEIVALRCQDAIHNERSENYPDAYVFYSVDDQGVKSILYINLITELTELDKQLLELYMQNICLTFENINLMVDLQDTTKELVYNLANAVEARSKETGAHVQRVSLISEHLGLLYGLSEKETTMLKHASPLHDVGKVAIPDSILHKPGKLNKEEWAIMQKHVDYGVEILSNSKRQLMLVAKEIAGNHHEKWDGTGYPNKLQAENIPISGRLTAIADVFDALGSKRSYKEPWSNEDIKAEIINQRGKHFDPKLVDLMIAHWDDFVEIRARHPD; translated from the coding sequence ATGGAGTTGTTCGCTGATTTACGCGATCCTAATAGTGAGAAGGTTCTAACTGAAAAAGTTATAAAACCTAGAACTCCGTGGCGTGTATTACTTGTCGATGATGATGAACAGATGCATCAGATCACTCAAATTGCGTTGAGTGGATTTGAATTTCAAGATCGTGGTCTTGAACTCATTTCAGCGTATTCTGGCGCTCAGGCTAGAGAAATAGTAGATTCTGAAAAAAATATTGCCATTGCTTTGATCGATGTTGTAATGGAGACCGAACATGCGGGACTAGAGCTCGTACACTATATTCGTTCAGAGTGTAAGAATCACCTTACCCGTCTCGTACTGAGAACCGGACAAGCAGGACAAGCACCAGAAGATGTCGTGATCCGTGAATATGAAATAGACGACTATAAAGAAAAAACAGAATTAACAACCCAGAAGCTAAGAACCTTATTGTATTCTTCTCTCAGAGCCTATAGAGATATCTGTTTAATTGAAGATCAAAAGCAAGGGCTTAGCCGCGTCATTAAGGCCTCTGCAAATGTTCAGAGTACGGGTACCCTTAAAACCTATGCGACGAGTGTACTTGAACAGCTTACAGGCCTGCTAAAGTTAGATGCCTCCGCATTCTACTGTATCGTTCAACCTAGCGAAGAGGGTGAAGCCACTCGCGCCCTGACATTGGCAGCGACTGGGGATTTTGTTCATTTTCATCCAAAATATTCTCTCGAATTGTTACCAGAAATTGTGGCCCTGCGTTGCCAAGATGCGATCCATAATGAACGATCCGAGAATTATCCTGATGCATACGTTTTTTATAGTGTGGACGATCAGGGTGTAAAAAGTATTCTTTATATAAACTTGATTACTGAGCTTACTGAGCTTGATAAGCAGTTGCTCGAATTATATATGCAGAATATATGTTTAACGTTTGAAAATATTAATTTGATGGTGGACCTGCAAGATACCACGAAAGAGTTGGTTTACAATCTAGCGAATGCCGTTGAAGCCCGTAGTAAAGAGACCGGGGCTCATGTACAGAGAGTGTCGTTAATTAGTGAGCATCTTGGTTTGCTTTATGGTTTGTCGGAAAAAGAAACCACAATGTTAAAGCACGCTTCGCCGCTGCATGATGTTGGTAAGGTTGCGATACCGGATAGTATTTTGCATAAACCAGGCAAACTCAATAAAGAAGAGTGGGCTATTATGCAAAAGCATGTTGATTATGGCGTTGAGATATTGAGTAATTCAAAACGTCAGTTGATGCTTGTTGCAAAAGAGATTGCAGGAAACCACCATGAAAAGTGGGACGGAACGGGTTACCCAAATAAATTACAAGCTGAAAATATCCCTATTAGCGGCCGTTTAACGGCTATCGCAGATGTGTTTGACGCACTTGGCTCTAAACGTAGTTATAAAGAACCATGGTCGAATGAGGATATAAAAGCGGAGATTATTAATCAACGGGGCAAACATTTTGACCCTAAATTGGTTGATTTGATGATTGCACATTGGGATGACTTCGTTGAAATTAGAGCAAGACACCCCGACTAA
- a CDS encoding restriction endonuclease subunit S: MSDLEKELENMALEMGTEDETKLPTLEEQKAVVEELNRLEKEGKLTPEVLEKHFGQFNKNSDKPIH, from the coding sequence ATGAGTGATTTGGAAAAAGAACTAGAGAACATGGCTCTAGAAATGGGTACGGAAGACGAGACTAAACTACCCACATTAGAAGAACAGAAGGCGGTGGTTGAAGAGCTGAATAGATTAGAGAAAGAAGGGAAATTAACCCCTGAAGTACTCGAAAAACATTTCGGTCAATTCAATAAAAATTCAGATAAACCTATTCATTAA